The genomic segment GCGTGCAGCAGTGCGTCTGTTGTGGGGTGGAACTGCAGCTCCTTGATGATAGCCTTGTGCTCCTTGCCGTCGATGGTGAGGTTCACCACGAAAACGTGAGGACTGTAAACAGCCTTGCGGAGCTCTGAGAATGAAGCAGTGAATGCGAGTGCCTCGGGCAGACCGTTCTCACCCTTCTTCTCACCATAAAGGTTACAGGGAACCAGACCCTCCTTGCGGAGTTCCTTAGAAGCCTTCTTGCCAGTAGCCTCACGCTTCTGGCCATTGATTGCGATTTCTTTCATAACGTTTGTGTTACTCTAAATTAAGTTATTATACATAAAATTTGTTTGACTTAATTCGCCATCACACGAAAAAAGCGGGTGCAAAGGTACGAAAAAGAATTGATAAAACATAACTGTTCATAGAAAAAATTTAAAAATTGCCTGTTTTTCTTGTGTAATCACGGAAAAATCACTAAATTTGCATCCGATAAAAAACGTCATACCACATGATTAATAGGGAAATCATTAGAATTAAGATTGTTCAGTTAACCTACGCGTACTATCAAAATGGTAACAAGAACATGGACACAGCAGAGAAAGAGCTCTTTTTCAGCCTGTCGAAGGCCTACGATCTCTACAACTATCTGTTGTCTCTCATGGTTGCCGTCACTAAGGAATCGCGTCGACGCCTGGAGGTGCTTCAGGCCAGAGCCCAGCGCGAGGGACTTCCAGAGCCTTCGCAGAAGTTTGCTTACAATCGCTTCGCCTTGCAGTTAGAGAACAACAGGCAGCTGGCAGAATTTTTGGAAACACAAAACCGTTCATGGGCCGACTACCCCGAGTTCATCGGCAAACTCTTCGAGCAGATTGAACAGAGTCAGCTCTACAAGGACTATCTGGAGAGCAAGGACGACGACTACGCCACCGATCGCGAGTTGTGGCGCCGTCTCTATCGCACATTCATCCAGGAGAACGAAGACCTGGATCAGCTTTTAGAGGAACTGAGTCTTTATTGGAACGACGATAAAGAGGTTGTCGACACTTTCGTCATCAAAACCATCAAGCGTTTCGACGAGAAGAACGGCGAGAAGCAGGAGCTGCTGCCTGAGTACGACTCAGAGGAGGAGCAGGACTATGCTCGCAAGCTGTTCCGTGCCACCATCCTCAACGGCGACGAGTATCAGCGCATGATGACTGAGGCTTCGCGCAACTGGGACTTTTCTCGCCTGGCCTACATGGATGTCATCATCATGCAGATTGCCATTGCCGAGATGCTCACCTTCCCCAGCATCCCCGTCAGCGTCACCATCAACGAGTTTGTCGACCTGGCCAAGCTCTACTCTACCCCACGCTCTAGCGGCTATATCAACGGCATGCTCGACGCCATCGCCCGTCACCTCATTCACACGGGTCGCCTGCTGAAGCACATGGACGACAAGAAGGACGACAAGAAGGACGATAAGAAGTCGGACAAGAAACAAAACAACGACACTAACAACAAATAAACATAAGCAACAATGACAAATCTCTTTTTAGCAGCCCAAGGGGCTGGCGCCCAGGGCGGTGGCATGAGTATGATCCTGATGATGGTTGCCATCTTCGCAATCATGTGGTTCTTCATGATCCGTCCTCAGCAGAAACAGCGTAAGGAAATCCAGAAGTTTCAGAACGAGCTTCAGCGTGGCACACAGGTAGTGACTGGTGGTGGCATCTATGGCACCGTCAAGAGCATCGACCTGGCCAAGAACACTGTCGAGGTCGAGATCGCACGCGATGTGGTGATCACCGTCGACAAGGGCTTCGTCTATAAGGACACCACAAGCACCACGCTTCAGAAGTAAGTCACCATACTAAAGGTATTGTCACTTTGAAAATGCCGGGTATCATCCGTACAGTCAGTAATTTCCTGTTTAGCACCGCCAACAGGGAGTTACTGATTTTTTTGGCCTTTCTGCTCCTCTCGGGCAGTTTCTGGCTCACGATGACCCTCAACGAGACCTACACGCGCGAGGTCACCATCGGCGTCCACATCACCCATGTGCCCAAGAACGTCATCATCACCTCTGGCCAGAACGACAGCATCCGTGTCACCATCAGCGACAAGGGTTTTAATCTGCTCCCTGTCATCTATGGTCTTCGTCGTCAGCACCTCGAGGTCGACTTCGAGCGCTATGCCGAGGCACATGGCACTGGCCGCATTGCCAATACTGACCTTCGCCGCCTCCTGGAGGCCCTTCTGCCGGCCTCCGTCCGTGTCGAGTCAGTCAAGCCCGATAAGCTCACGTTCTTCTATAACTACGGCGAGCGAAAGAAGGTGCCCGTGGTTCTCCAGGCGCGCATCACGCCCCAGAACATGTTCTTCATCTCGAAGAAAGAGCTGTCGCCCGATAGCGTGGTCATCTATGCCTCGCGTCCCAAGCTCGACAGCATCAAGCATGTGAGCACCGAGATCATCAATCGCACCGACGTGCACGACACGCTCGTGGTCAACACCCGCCTGCAGAGCATCCCTGGCGTAAAGATGGTGCCCAACAACGTCACCGTCCGCGTCTATGCCGACGTGCTCACCGAGGAGAGCATCGACAACGTGCCCATCGAGGGCATCAACATGCCCAAGGGCAAGATCCTGCGCACATTTCCTGCCAAGGTCACCGTCCGCTTTGTCACAGGCATGAAGAACTACCGCCGACTCACCCAGAAGGATTTCCTCGTGGTGGCCGACTATAACGAGTTCAGCAAGAGTCCCTCGAGCAAATGCGCCATCACCCTGCTCCAGAAGCCCGATGGCGTCACGCGTGCCACCCTCTCGGTCACGCAAGTGGACTACCTCATCGAAGAACAGTATTAACAATATGAAGATAGCCATCACAGGAGGCATAGGCAGTGGCAAGAGTTATGTGTGCCGACTGCTCGAAGCACGTGGCATTCGCATCTACGACTGCGACAGTGCCGCCAAGCACCTCATGCGCACCTCGCCACAGATCCGCCAGCAGCTCACGGCCCTCATCGGTCCTGATGCCTACCTTGCCGATGGCCAATTGAACAAAGCCTGCGTGGCCCAGTTCCTCATGGCGTCCGAGTCCAACAAGCAGGCCATCAATGCCATTGTCCATCCTGCCGTGGCCGAGGATTTCACCCAGAGTGGCCTGCAGTGGATGGAATGCGCCATTCTCTATGAGTCGGGCTTCGACCATCTTGTCGACAGCGTCATCGCCGTCACGGCCCCCCTCCCTGTGCGCCTCGAGCGCATCATGCAGCGCGACCATATCAGTCGCCAGTCGGCCCTTGCCTGGATCCACAAGCAGTGGCCCCAGCACGAACTCCAGCAGCGTGCCCAGTTCGAGATCGTCAACGACGGCCGCCCCCTGGAGCCACAGATTGAACACATTATTAATAATATTATAAAAGAATAGACTATCATGCAACAAACAATTTTAGCTATCGCCGGAAAGCCCGGCCTCTACAAACTCGTTTCTCGTGGCAAGAACAACCTCATCGTCGAGGCCCTCGATGCCACCCACCGTCGTCAGCCCGCCTTCGGTTCCGACCGCATCACCTCGCTGGCCGACATCGCCATGTTCACCGATAGCGACGACATCCCCTTGATGGATGTTCTCGAGAGCCTGAAGACCCTCGAGAACGGCAACAAGTCGGCCATCGACTACAAGAAAGCCAGTGGCGACGACCTGCGCGAGTATTTCGCCAAGGTGCTGCCCAACTACGATCGCGACCGTGTGCACACCAGCGACATCAAGAAGCTCATCCAGTGGTACAACATCCTCATCGAGAACGGCATCACCGACTTCAAGGAGGAGATGAAGCCCACCGAGGGCGACAATGTTGACGACCGCAAGGACGCCGAGTAAAAAGTCGAACAACCCCCTTTATTTTTAGAGGATAGAAACACCAGTCTTGCGATACAGGGCTGGTGTTTTTCCTTTCTCCTCGCGAACCTTCTCCACCAGTCGGTCGCGCATCAGCCTGCTCACCTTAGTCCTGGCCGACTGAATACCACTCAGGTTAAAACATCGCACCACATCCTCGCACGAAAACTCCTCTGGCAGTCGCTTAAAGGCCTCAAAGGTCTTCTGCTTGCGCTTCACGTTCACTGAGGCCTCCTTCAGCTTGTTGTCGAAGTAGTTCTCGGCCATAGCCCCAAAGAAGTGGCGCTGACAGGCATACTGCATGTTCACAATCAGCTCGGCCAACTGCCAATCCACCTCGTCCGTCTCAAACGCCCCACACCAGTAAGGGCCGTCCTGCTTCATCTGGTCCCAGTGGCGCATCACGATGAACGGTGCCGAGCAGTTCACCCCATGATAGGCACAGCGTTTCAGCAGCATCTCGTCGGCCTTCGAGTCGTTCTCCTTGGCGTCCTCCATGCGTCGTGCCGTCCATTCATACAGCTCGTCCACAATCTTCTGCACCGTCAGTTCGCCCTTCATCTTGTCCAGTTTCTCGGCCCAGGCCTTCAGTCGTTCGTCGCTGTCCAGGTCCACGTTCGCCTCGCGGCTCATCATCTCGAAGTTCGTGGCCGGCAGGGGTATGCACGTCAGTCGTGTGGCCAGTCCGCTGCCAAAGTTCTGCTCGTTCACCATCCTCTTCAGGGCAATGGGCGTACCCGTATAGATGTAGTTCCACACCACGAAAAACTCCTGAAACACACTGTCCACGTTCGAGTACGCCTGACCGTCCTCCTCGTTGTGAAAAGCCTTCAGCTGCAGCGCCTGCTTGTCGATATAGGCCCCACCCTTCTGCAGTGCCAGCGTGTTGTCCAGCTCCGTGTCAAAAGTCAGCATGTGCAGTTGCATCTCCTTGCCGTCCACCTGCTCCTTGGCGTTCACCATGTCCTGAATAAACTGCGCGTTCGATGTTCGTGCAGGGTGAATCCTCACCACCACCTTCGGCTTCTTGGGTTTTTCCTTGTTCGCCCCCTTGGTGCGCACCTGTTCACGATAGGCGTTGATGGCATCCTTGCCCGCCTGGTCGGCCGCCACGATGGGCGAAGCCAGCAGCTTAAAGAGTCTGGTTGCAAAGCTCTTACCACTGGCAGGGTCGCCAATGATCAGCGTCGAGTTGTTCAGTCGTCGCAGCTCCTCCGGTCGGTGATAGAATCTGTAGGTGCAGCGTGTCATCAGCGTCATCATCAGTCCGCTGGCCACGAACAGCGCCGCTGGATACTGGTTCCTTTTCAGTCCCTTACAGATGTCCCTCAGCATGGGGTAATGCGGCATCAGTGCCTCAATCTGCTCGCCCCAGTCCCAGAGTTGATGGTCGAGGTCTGAGGTCTGAGGGCTGACATCCTCCTTCAGACCTCCTCCTTCTTCCATCATCCTTCTTCCTTCAAACATCTCCAGTATCTCCCTCATCATCTTCGACAGCCCTTTGGGCGGCTCCTTGCAGGCCGAGTCCACGATGCTCTTCAGCTCCTGCTCGTCCAATCCCAGCCGAGGCATAATCGCCATCAGTCGCTCGCGTTTGTTGTCGCAGATGGCCCTCAGGTTCACTGCCAACTGATACA from the Prevotella sp. E15-22 genome contains:
- the nusB gene encoding transcription antitermination factor NusB; this encodes MINREIIRIKIVQLTYAYYQNGNKNMDTAEKELFFSLSKAYDLYNYLLSLMVAVTKESRRRLEVLQARAQREGLPEPSQKFAYNRFALQLENNRQLAEFLETQNRSWADYPEFIGKLFEQIEQSQLYKDYLESKDDDYATDRELWRRLYRTFIQENEDLDQLLEELSLYWNDDKEVVDTFVIKTIKRFDEKNGEKQELLPEYDSEEEQDYARKLFRATILNGDEYQRMMTEASRNWDFSRLAYMDVIIMQIAIAEMLTFPSIPVSVTINEFVDLAKLYSTPRSSGYINGMLDAIARHLIHTGRLLKHMDDKKDDKKDDKKSDKKQNNDTNNK
- the yajC gene encoding preprotein translocase subunit YajC; translated protein: MTNLFLAAQGAGAQGGGMSMILMMVAIFAIMWFFMIRPQQKQRKEIQKFQNELQRGTQVVTGGGIYGTVKSIDLAKNTVEVEIARDVVITVDKGFVYKDTTSTTLQK
- a CDS encoding CdaR family protein, translated to MPGIIRTVSNFLFSTANRELLIFLAFLLLSGSFWLTMTLNETYTREVTIGVHITHVPKNVIITSGQNDSIRVTISDKGFNLLPVIYGLRRQHLEVDFERYAEAHGTGRIANTDLRRLLEALLPASVRVESVKPDKLTFFYNYGERKKVPVVLQARITPQNMFFISKKELSPDSVVIYASRPKLDSIKHVSTEIINRTDVHDTLVVNTRLQSIPGVKMVPNNVTVRVYADVLTEESIDNVPIEGINMPKGKILRTFPAKVTVRFVTGMKNYRRLTQKDFLVVADYNEFSKSPSSKCAITLLQKPDGVTRATLSVTQVDYLIEEQY
- the coaE gene encoding dephospho-CoA kinase (Dephospho-CoA kinase (CoaE) performs the final step in coenzyme A biosynthesis.); this encodes MKIAITGGIGSGKSYVCRLLEARGIRIYDCDSAAKHLMRTSPQIRQQLTALIGPDAYLADGQLNKACVAQFLMASESNKQAINAIVHPAVAEDFTQSGLQWMECAILYESGFDHLVDSVIAVTAPLPVRLERIMQRDHISRQSALAWIHKQWPQHELQQRAQFEIVNDGRPLEPQIEHIINNIIKE
- a CDS encoding DUF5606 domain-containing protein; this translates as MQQTILAIAGKPGLYKLVSRGKNNLIVEALDATHRRQPAFGSDRITSLADIAMFTDSDDIPLMDVLESLKTLENGNKSAIDYKKASGDDLREYFAKVLPNYDRDRVHTSDIKKLIQWYNILIENGITDFKEEMKPTEGDNVDDRKDAE